From the genome of Primulina eburnea isolate SZY01 chromosome 12, ASM2296580v1, whole genome shotgun sequence, one region includes:
- the LOC140808221 gene encoding transcription factor RF2b, with the protein MQDPNSKHSLNQLPPFSAAMRPSHHRRAHSEVNFRLPEDLDLVSDPFDAPAGSFEELGSEEDLFSTYMDIEKLSSAACAVGGSGVGESCLGNAGGGSVPREAEEVEKAGGVRPRHRHSNSVDSSSLLMNESSIEAKKAMPPDKLAELWTLDPKRAKRILANRQSAARSKERKARYISELERKVQTLQTEATTLSAQLTLFQRDTTGLNNENTELKLRLQAMEQQAQLRDALNEALKQEVERLRIATGDISTSSDTFSLPISHAPYNSSAFFSSQPQAGTNDLRNSQMPQFHSLPAGMSAHHYAMLSTAQVQGLTDSLHHDSLGRFQGLDISSRGSHIVKSEAPSISASESSSTF; encoded by the exons ATGCAAGATCCCAACTCCAAGCATTCTCTGAACCAACTGCCGCCGTTCTCCGCCGCAATGAGGCCTTCCCACCACAGAAGGGCCCACTCCGAGGTGAACTTCCGGCTGCCGGAGGACCTAGATCTGGTGTCCGACCCTTTTGATGCGCCAGCTGGGAGTTTCGAGGAGCTGGGATCCGAGGAAGATCTGTTTTCCACTTACATGGACATTGAAAAGCTAAGCAGTGCCGCCTGCGCCGTCGGCGGATCTGGGGTCGGAGAATCTTGCTTGGGCAATGCCGGCGGAGGAAGTGTCCCCCGCGAAGCGGAGGAGGTGGAGAAGGCTGGCGGTGTCAGGCCGAGGCACAGGCATAGCAATTCGGTGGATAGTTCGAGTTTGCTGATGAATGAGAGTAGTATCGAAGCTAAGAAAGCGATGCCTCCTGATAAGCTTGCTGAGTTGTGGACTCTTGATCCTAAACGGGCCAAAAG GATTTTGGCGAATCGGCAATCTGCTGCTCGATCAAAAGAGAGAAAGGCTCGCTATATATCTGAACTAGAGAGAAAAGTTCAAACCCTTCAAACTGAAGCCACAACTCTATCCGCGCAACTCACGTTGTTCCAG CGGGATACAACAGGGCTGAATAATGAGAATACAGAGCTTAAGCTTCGGCTACAAGCCATGGAACAGCAAGCTCAGTTACGTGATG CCCTTAATGAAGCCTTGAAGCAAGAAGTAGAAAGACTCAGAATCGCCACTGGAGATATCTCGACCTCCTCAGACACATTCAGCTTGCCAATTTCCCATGCTCCATATAACTCATCGGCCTTCTTTTCGAGTCAACCTCAGGCTGGTACAAACGATCTCCGAAATTCACAGATGCCACAGTTTCATTCCCTTCCGGCTGGCATGTCTGCTCACCATTATGCAATGCTCTCCACAGCTCAAGTACAGGGTCTTACCGACTCCTTGCACCACGATTCTCTCGGTCGTTTTCAAGGTCTCGATATCAGCAGCAGAGGTTCTCATATTGTCAAGTCAGAAGCCCCTTCGATTTCCGCCAGCGAAAGCAGCAGTACGTTCTGA
- the LOC140807961 gene encoding RING-H2 finger protein ATL74-like, with amino-acid sequence MNLYPCFHRLLLDAKNGGAPPNSGDRSRNGGGRGVNFDINMVIILAALLCALICALGINSIVRCVLRCFSRMSLDITDETLPVFGRKGLRKGTIRQIPVAVYGSGDRVAFTDCPICLGDFLDGEKIRVLPKCHHCFHVRCVDIWLASHSSCPTCRQSVAEEPGELGGVVEAEVAGGRQAGNVSGQGDVPVAEEV; translated from the coding sequence ATGAATCTGTATCCTTGTTTCCATCGGTTACTCCTCGATGCAAAAAATGGCGGCGCACCGCCGAATAGTGGTGATAGAAGCCGCAATGGGGGTGGCAGAGGGGTGAATTTCGATATCAATATGGTGATTATACTTGCAGCCTTGTTGTGTGCGTTGATATGTGCTCTAGGAATAAACTCTATTGTAAGATGTGTGCTGAGGTGTTTTAGTAGGATGAGTTTGGACATAACCGATGAAACACTGCCTGTTTTTGGTAGGAAAGGCCTAAGAAAGGGGACCATCCGCCAGATTCCGGTGGCGGTGTATGGTTCAGGCGACAGGGTAGCATTCACCGACTGTCCCATATGCCTAGGTGATTTCTTGGATGGGGAGAAAATAAGGGTGCTTCCTAAATGTCACCACTGTTTTCATGTTAGATGTGTGGATATCTGGCTGGCTTCACATTCGTCGTGCCCAACTTGCCGACAATCCGTGGCAGAGGAGCCGGGGGAATTGGGTGGTGTGGTGGAGGCTGAGGTCGCGGGTGGAAGGCAGGCGGGAAATGTATCAGGGCAGGGTGATGTTCCTGTTGCTGAAGAAGTGTAA